The Flavobacterium jumunjinense genome includes a region encoding these proteins:
- a CDS encoding RNA ligase: MNTTLLNQMISEGYIKCNKHPEQDLYIYNYTQTAQFEKRWNEVTLACRGVIMDGNQNIVARPFTKFFNLGEQEGVEIPKASFEVYDKMDGSLGILYWIENIPYIASRGSFTSDQAIKATEMLHSTYKDVWSRLDTFKTYLFEIIYPENRIVLDYGATEALVLLGIIDTQTGVELPLEDIGFPIVEKYDGINDIASLKNLEKDNKEGFVIKFENGFRLKVKFDEYVRLHRIITQLTSIDIWHHLKEKQPLDTMLEHVPDEFFNWVKKTIKELNEAFQTIEIQCKNDFKILETRKETAFYFMSCENAAVLFLMLDNKSYDHEIWKRIRPTFEKPFMNSEEE, translated from the coding sequence ATGAATACTACGTTACTAAACCAAATGATTTCGGAAGGTTATATCAAGTGCAACAAACATCCTGAGCAAGATTTGTACATCTATAATTATACTCAAACGGCACAATTTGAAAAACGTTGGAACGAAGTAACTTTGGCTTGTCGTGGCGTTATTATGGATGGTAATCAAAATATTGTTGCTAGACCTTTTACTAAGTTTTTCAATTTGGGCGAACAAGAAGGTGTCGAAATTCCAAAGGCCTCTTTTGAAGTCTATGACAAAATGGATGGTTCATTAGGTATTTTATATTGGATTGAAAACATTCCGTACATAGCTAGTCGTGGTTCCTTTACAAGCGATCAAGCCATTAAAGCAACCGAAATGTTACATTCGACTTATAAAGATGTTTGGTCACGTTTAGATACATTCAAAACCTACCTTTTTGAAATCATTTATCCAGAAAATAGAATTGTTTTAGATTATGGTGCTACAGAAGCTTTGGTTTTATTAGGTATCATTGATACGCAAACAGGTGTAGAATTGCCTTTAGAAGACATTGGTTTCCCAATTGTTGAAAAATATGATGGGATTAACGATATTGCCTCTTTAAAAAATTTGGAAAAAGACAACAAAGAAGGTTTTGTTATTAAGTTTGAAAACGGTTTCCGATTGAAAGTTAAGTTTGACGAATACGTTCGTTTGCATCGTATTATTACTCAACTAACCAGTATTGATATTTGGCACCATTTAAAAGAGAAACAACCTTTAGATACTATGCTCGAACACGTTCCAGACGAATTTTTTAACTGGGTAAAGAAAACCATTAAAGAATTAAACGAAGCGTTTCAGACAATCGAAATTCAATGTAAAAACGATTTTAAAATATTAGAAACACGTAAAGAAACAGCATTCTATTTTATGAGCTGTGAAAATGCAGCAGTTTTGTTTTTAATGCTTGATAACAAAAGTTACGATCACGAAATTTGGAAAAGAATTCGTCCTACTTTTGAAAAACCATTTATGAATAGCGAAGAGGAATAA
- a CDS encoding DUF434 domain-containing protein — MSKQSNRGKEAKDDFFFGTSKFKENIKEALVDMNYLLTRGYSEKNALFTVGTRYKLASRQQKAVQGMSASNEQLALRKTKEVTLETLENKTLVIDGFNILILLESTLSNGYIFKGQDTCYRDLSSVHGNYKTVNQTEMAIDLIVNFYNESKLQQLIWIFDKPVSNSGRIKAKIEAKAAEHNLNWQVILEDNADQAIVNSNQIVASSDGIVLDKAINWFNLATYLIETKIDSKTIF; from the coding sequence ATGTCAAAACAAAGCAATAGAGGAAAAGAAGCCAAAGACGATTTCTTTTTTGGCACATCCAAATTCAAAGAAAACATAAAGGAAGCCCTGGTCGATATGAATTATCTATTGACCAGAGGCTATTCAGAGAAAAATGCTTTGTTTACTGTAGGAACACGCTATAAATTAGCGAGTCGCCAACAAAAAGCAGTACAAGGCATGAGTGCTTCCAACGAACAATTAGCGCTTCGCAAAACCAAAGAAGTTACATTGGAAACATTGGAAAACAAAACGCTAGTAATCGATGGATTCAATATCCTAATTCTATTGGAAAGTACCTTGTCTAATGGATACATTTTCAAAGGACAAGATACCTGTTATCGCGATTTATCGAGCGTTCATGGGAATTATAAAACCGTCAATCAAACCGAAATGGCTATTGATTTAATAGTAAATTTTTATAACGAAAGTAAATTACAGCAACTGATTTGGATTTTTGACAAACCCGTTTCAAACAGTGGACGAATTAAAGCCAAAATAGAAGCCAAAGCGGCAGAACATAATTTAAATTGGCAAGTAATCTTAGAAGATAATGCCGATCAAGCCATTGTAAACTCCAATCAAATAGTAGCTTCTTCTGACGGAATTGTATTGGATAAAGCGATTAATTGGTTTAATTTGGCAACCTATTTAATTGAAACGAAAATAGACAGTAAAACGATTTTTTAG
- a CDS encoding TatD family hydrolase, producing the protein MKNYIDIGINLTNRQFQNDTDTIIQNALDNEVVQMILTGTSVQGSKTAATIAKEYPSTLFSTAGIHPHDAKSFNNQSISELRKLVQLPHVVAVGECGLDFDRDFSPRDQQEKCYRAQLALAIEVQKPLFLHERAAFTRFMGVTKDYLPQLPKAVVHCFTGTLQEAKTYLDNGFYLGFTGAISDTKRFAHLQEVVKYVPLDKIMIETDAPFMLPKNVPKTSLTKYHERRNEPAFLPYVAQTVASFKGISLEEVALATTENGKGFFEI; encoded by the coding sequence ATGAAGAATTACATAGACATCGGAATCAACCTAACGAATAGGCAATTCCAGAATGATACAGACACTATCATTCAAAATGCATTAGACAATGAAGTAGTGCAAATGATACTTACAGGAACAAGTGTACAAGGTAGTAAAACAGCAGCTACAATAGCAAAAGAATACCCTTCTACCCTATTTTCAACCGCAGGCATTCATCCGCATGATGCTAAAAGTTTTAATAACCAAAGTATTTCAGAGCTTAGAAAATTAGTACAATTACCACACGTAGTTGCTGTTGGTGAATGCGGACTCGATTTTGACCGAGATTTTTCACCACGAGACCAACAAGAAAAGTGTTATCGAGCGCAATTAGCATTAGCAATTGAAGTTCAAAAACCGCTTTTTTTACATGAAAGAGCTGCGTTTACTCGCTTTATGGGGGTAACTAAAGACTATTTACCGCAATTGCCAAAAGCAGTGGTACATTGTTTTACAGGAACTTTACAAGAAGCCAAAACGTATCTAGATAATGGATTCTACTTAGGTTTTACAGGAGCTATTAGCGATACCAAACGATTTGCCCATTTACAAGAAGTAGTAAAATATGTTCCATTAGACAAAATAATGATTGAGACCGATGCTCCTTTTATGTTACCCAAAAATGTTCCTAAAACAAGCCTAACCAAATACCATGAACGCAGAAACGAACCTGCTTTTCTACCTTATGTTGCACAAACTGTTGCTAGTTTTAAAGGAATTTCTTTGGAAGAAGTTGCTTTGGCAACTACTGAAAATGGGAAAGGATTCTTTGAAATTTAA
- a CDS encoding sensor histidine kinase — MNELPHEIKLTYIIAIIVMLLFVGFIIMVVFVYNKKQLIQQQENQIKESEFQNQLLQKELERQKAIQLERERISQDMHDDLGAGISAIKLQAEFLKYKVKEVTYTEDLEAIITTSEDMNLAMREILWSLNSQNDTIGNFIDYTSLYVERFLDKTGITLQLDSNIIESETNLPVKARRNLFLVVKEAVHNVYKHSQAKCLNIQFEQTSVDFKIEVIDDGIGLSEVVKKGNGLTNMELRMEKIDGKFEIIETTKGTRLLFQYTFTA, encoded by the coding sequence ATGAACGAACTTCCACACGAAATAAAACTTACTTACATCATTGCTATCATTGTAATGCTACTTTTCGTAGGGTTTATTATTATGGTTGTTTTTGTTTACAATAAAAAACAACTCATTCAACAGCAGGAAAACCAAATTAAAGAAAGCGAGTTTCAAAATCAGTTGTTGCAAAAAGAATTGGAACGACAAAAAGCCATTCAACTAGAAAGAGAACGTATTTCACAAGACATGCATGATGATTTAGGTGCAGGAATTTCAGCTATAAAACTACAAGCTGAATTTTTAAAATACAAGGTAAAAGAGGTAACTTATACTGAGGATTTAGAAGCGATTATTACTACTTCCGAAGATATGAATTTGGCTATGCGAGAAATTCTATGGAGTTTGAATTCTCAGAATGATACTATTGGTAATTTTATAGATTATACTAGTTTGTATGTAGAACGTTTTTTAGATAAAACAGGAATAACATTACAGTTGGATTCCAATATAATAGAGAGCGAAACCAATTTGCCTGTAAAAGCTAGAAGAAATCTTTTTTTAGTAGTTAAAGAAGCGGTTCATAATGTGTACAAACACAGTCAAGCAAAATGCTTAAATATTCAATTTGAGCAAACATCAGTTGATTTTAAGATTGAGGTAATTGACGATGGTATTGGCTTGTCTGAGGTAGTTAAAAAAGGAAATGGCTTAACCAATATGGAATTGAGAATGGAAAAAATTGATGGTAAATTTGAAATTATTGAAACAACAAAAGGAACTCGTTTGTTATTTCAATATACCTTTACAGCTTAA
- a CDS encoding response regulator transcription factor, with product MKIRIAIVEDDKNYNQALKKIIDFQEAMECVAQFYNGTTALQELEAIEPDVVLMDIQLQDLSGIDLVFQLTETMPNTTFVMCTSFENDEKIFSALRAGASGYLVKGEPMDKIIQAIQEAHKGGAPMSFSIAKRVLHHFQESKVQVQSLSLLTVTEREVLELLAQGLLYKEIADKKCVTIDTIKKHISNIYKKLQVSNKIEAINKFNNKN from the coding sequence ATGAAAATTAGAATTGCCATAGTAGAAGATGATAAAAACTACAACCAAGCTTTGAAGAAAATTATCGATTTTCAAGAAGCTATGGAATGTGTAGCTCAGTTTTATAATGGTACAACAGCTTTGCAAGAATTAGAAGCTATAGAACCAGACGTGGTTTTAATGGACATTCAACTACAAGATTTATCAGGTATTGATCTTGTGTTTCAATTGACAGAAACAATGCCAAACACTACTTTCGTAATGTGTACCAGTTTTGAAAACGATGAAAAAATATTTTCAGCTTTGCGTGCAGGAGCGAGTGGTTATTTGGTAAAAGGAGAACCGATGGATAAAATTATACAAGCCATACAAGAAGCGCATAAAGGAGGTGCACCCATGAGTTTTAGTATTGCCAAGCGTGTTTTACACCATTTTCAAGAATCTAAAGTACAAGTACAAAGTTTATCATTACTTACTGTTACCGAAAGAGAAGTCCTAGAATTGCTAGCACAAGGACTGCTTTATAAAGAAATTGCCGATAAAAAATGTGTCACTATAGATACCATCAAAAAGCATATTAGCAACATCTACAAAAAGTTACAAGTAAGCAACAAAATTGAAGCAATTAATAAGTTTAACAACAAAAATTAG
- a CDS encoding coiled-coil domain-containing protein, translating to MKTKIVFLLIVLFTISIQAQIPTLAERSVSNKKVKENVYKDLNRITFLNEKLEDLNNENQSLKDSIKVKEQLLNNKAFTLDTLKINKLNNELNVDSSIINLNNSRVSYINELLTDIDKNNFETKYQYNTIYDDLFNKKIDSIRDIIDEKIEAIKYLDNIDMVDKEIALIQSLKKEILNLEYELKTKNTIFHWFPSIKSRYGNLFYKQFYNIKDDKTSFLNSFALNYNDLGAIVQSEIIGDTFNSFRMSFGSMLQSNVKTSETEEEKLKQTEQNQLEQLLNGGGNFYLETIYPVYYNLGNICSLYGFLSNRTAFSLKEINESIDSETFNTAFGANLYLGLNSDKNKFNLFFKGDFNYIIGTKSLYQNLQLAEEKPFLQGKLIVGVTFLSKFRLAATLNSFGSDDAVRRSKITVGLQVIP from the coding sequence ATGAAAACAAAAATCGTATTTCTACTAATTGTTTTATTTACAATTAGTATACAAGCACAAATACCCACTTTGGCAGAAAGAAGTGTAAGTAATAAAAAAGTAAAAGAAAACGTCTATAAAGATTTAAATAGAATTACTTTTTTAAACGAAAAATTAGAAGACTTAAATAATGAAAACCAAAGCTTGAAAGATTCCATAAAAGTAAAAGAACAACTTCTAAACAATAAAGCATTTACTTTAGATACTCTTAAAATAAATAAATTGAATAATGAACTAAACGTAGATAGTTCCATTATTAATTTAAATAATAGTAGAGTCTCATATATTAATGAGTTATTAACAGATATTGATAAAAACAATTTTGAAACCAAATATCAATATAATACTATCTACGATGATTTATTTAATAAAAAAATTGATTCAATTCGAGACATAATTGATGAAAAGATTGAAGCAATTAAATATTTAGACAATATTGATATGGTAGATAAAGAAATTGCACTAATTCAATCATTAAAAAAAGAAATCTTGAATTTAGAATATGAATTAAAAACAAAAAATACAATTTTTCATTGGTTTCCTTCAATAAAATCTAGATATGGTAATCTTTTTTATAAACAGTTTTACAATATTAAAGATGATAAAACAAGTTTTTTAAATTCATTTGCTTTAAATTATAATGATTTGGGAGCTATTGTTCAATCGGAAATCATTGGTGATACTTTTAATTCTTTTAGAATGAGTTTTGGAAGTATGTTGCAATCAAATGTTAAAACTTCTGAAACTGAAGAAGAAAAACTAAAGCAAACAGAACAAAATCAATTGGAACAATTATTAAATGGTGGTGGTAATTTCTATCTTGAAACAATTTACCCTGTCTACTATAATCTGGGAAACATTTGTTCATTATATGGTTTTTTAAGTAATAGAACCGCATTTAGCTTAAAAGAAATAAATGAATCAATTGATAGTGAAACTTTTAATACAGCTTTTGGAGCTAATTTGTATTTAGGTTTAAATTCTGATAAGAATAAATTCAATTTGTTTTTTAAAGGAGATTTTAATTATATAATTGGTACAAAATCCTTATATCAAAACTTACAATTAGCTGAAGAAAAACCTTTTTTACAAGGAAAATTAATAGTTGGAGTTACCTTTCTGAGTAAATTTCGTTTAGCGGCTACTCTCAATTCTTTTGGTAGTGATGATGCTGTAAGAAGAAGTAAAATAACTGTAGGCTTACAGGTAATTCCATAA
- a CDS encoding AAA family ATPase, producing MIHLIVGNTGAGKTTYAIELKKNTKGIVFSIDKWNKTLFLPDRGEDDGLEWFLERIERSECLIMDLINQLESSGVDSILDLGFSKHEHRAKFINFASSKGYDLRLHFLDIPKEKRWERIVKRNNEKGISFEFEVTESDFDFMETWFEKPTHEEIENGVIIK from the coding sequence ATGATACATTTAATAGTAGGAAATACAGGAGCAGGAAAAACAACCTATGCAATTGAGCTAAAGAAGAATACAAAAGGGATTGTTTTTTCGATAGACAAATGGAATAAAACATTGTTTTTACCTGATAGGGGTGAAGATGATGGTTTAGAGTGGTTTTTAGAACGCATTGAACGTTCAGAATGTTTAATAATGGATTTGATAAACCAGTTAGAAAGTTCGGGAGTTGATTCTATTTTAGATTTAGGTTTTTCTAAACATGAACATAGAGCTAAATTCATAAATTTTGCTTCCTCAAAAGGCTATGACCTTAGATTACACTTTTTAGATATTCCAAAAGAGAAAAGATGGGAAAGAATAGTGAAACGTAATAATGAAAAAGGGATAAGTTTTGAGTTTGAAGTGACAGAATCAGATTTTGATTTTATGGAAACATGGTTTGAAAAACCTACTCATGAAGAGATAGAAAATGGAGTGATTATTAAGTAA